The following nucleotide sequence is from Mytilus trossulus isolate FHL-02 chromosome 9, PNRI_Mtr1.1.1.hap1, whole genome shotgun sequence.
GGCTTGTCCGCGTAATGACTGGAACCTACGAAGTGAATTTATAAAACAGGAACTGCTTAATGATTCTATCACTTCTATATGAACTGCTCTCGTAgtcatacatgtaaataaattagCCCACCTTTTACTATTTGCTGAACCTCCTCGTGTCTTACGAGTTAATACTTGCCAAGGTCCGAAGGTATCCAAACCTACAAATGTGAACGGAGGCCCTGGTGTTAGTCTATCAGAAGGCAAGTCCGTCATTTTTTGTTCCTGGAACTTTCCTCGAAGTTTCCTGCATATTACACACTTTTGTATAAATGAAGAAATTAATCGTTTAGCTCCAATTAGCCAGTATCCTGCACTCCTTAACGCACCTTCAGTTAAATGTCTACCCTGATGTTTCACTGAATTGTGATAGCGGTCTATAAGAAGCTTACTAATGTAACTATTTTTCGGAATGATAATTGGGTTAATTTCTCCTGTCGGAAGCCAAGACTTTGCCTTTTCCAAACGTCCTCCTACACGAATCAAACCTTGTGAATCCAAAAATGGCGAAAGAGAGATTAAAGATGattgttttgaaatgtttgtGCCTCTAGCCAAACATTCTATCTCTTGCGAATATACTTCCTTTTGACATTCCTTCAAGATAAATAATTCCGCTTTTTGGTAACTATCAACTGACatgacattttgacaaaaatgccAACCTTGGCACGACTTATCCTTTAAACTGAATGACTGAGCCACATGTTGCAAAAATGATATAGCTTTCACAGGCCGTCTCCAACTAGAGAATTTTTTAAAACGCCCCACTATTGGCGGAAGCGCATCTACTGACGTTTTCGATGCACTTATCTCTTTTCTAATCTCTTTATCATTATCTGGACTAACTAACGGATATAATATTTTGACATCACATTGAGCTTCTTCGTCAGAGTTCTTCATCCACTTCGGCCCAAGAAGCCATGGATTGTTTTCCATATCAACAGATATTGAGAAACGTGTACCGCAATCTGATGGGTTTAAATGTGTTGGGACAAAATGCCACTGATTTGACGACGATACACTCAGAATGCGTTCAATTCTGTTTGACACGTAGGTGTGAAAACGTCGGGTCTGATTAGTGATATATCCTAACACAATTTTGCTATCAGAATAATACTTGATAGAGTCCAACGGAACATctaaattttcagatattatttTTCCAATTTCGGTTGCCAAGACAGCCCCACATAACTCTAATCTTGGTATCGTGTTTCCGCTAAGAGGTGCTAGTTTCGATTTTCCCATAATAAATCCTACGGTACTGGTCCCATATGTGTCGATAGCTCTTAAATATGCCGAAGCCGCAACTGCCTTCTCTGAAGCGtctgaaaatacatgtacttctaAGTTGTCCATAACACTGATTGACATAGGTATATACATACGCGGTATACTAAGTTCTCGAAGTGACAAAACAGAGATCCCCCATTCATTCCATTTCTCTTGAAAACTTTGTGATAAACATTCATCCCAATCAGTACCCGGTGGGGATGCATCTCGCAACAAAATCTTTCCGCTAATTGTGAGTGGTGACAAGAATCCAATCGGATCAAAAATACTATTCAATGACGAAAGAATACCTCTACGGGTGCAGGGTTTATCATCTTGTAATGGGGTAAATATAAAGCTATCGGTGTTTAAGTCCCAAGCAAGGCCAAGGCTGTGTTGTACCGGAAAATAGTCTTCACACAAGTTTAAATTCTTGAGATCCTTTCCAATATCATCGGTAGGGAAAGCCTTCATTACGTCGCTACTATTTGATGTAATCTTGTGTAACCTAATGTTACCTTCTGTTTTTAGCGCCATCTGTGTTCTTGTTATAAGATCAATTACTTGTTCACTTTCAGGCAAGGAAATGAGCCCATCGTCTACGTAAAAATCCCTGTTAACGAAAGTCATAACATCTGAGCCGAACGTTTCATTAGAGTTTTCAACTGTCTTACGTAATCCGTACGTTGCCACTGCAGGAGAAGCGCTATTGCCAAAAACATTGACACACATCCGATGTTCTATAAGCGGATTATCTGGGTTATTGTCCTTGTACCAAAAGAACCTCAAAAAGTTTCTATCTTCTTCTCTCACGTAGAATTGATAAAACTGGTCACTGCGAAAACGCAACAAAATACCAAGTAGGTTGTTAGTGAGATCTGGTCCCGACATCATAACGCTATTGAGAGATACTCCTCCGAAAGATGCTGAGGAATCAAATACGCCTCTTATCTGGTTAGGCTTGTTCTGGTGGTAAACGCCAAAAAGGGGGAGATACCAACACTCCTCATCTGTGATTATGGGAGCTACCTCCGCTGCTCCGCTAACTAATACTTTTTGCATAAATTCTacaaaatgagtcttttttgtaaaattttgttggAAAGATTTATCGAGTATTTGAGCCCTTTTCCATGCTTGACTCCTATTGTTCGGCAATCGTTGTCTATTTGGTCTAAAAGGGAGGGGTGCAGTCCAGTGCCCATTTGAATCTTTCTTAAATTCAGAATCCATGAGATTAAGGAACAAGCGGTCTTGGACTGATGTGCCAATCTTGTCGTCATCTTTGGTTTTAATAAACAATGGGTCATTGTTACATCCTTGTGAATTAACATTATCTCTGATATGAGCCAATTCAGTGTTTTCCTTTACATACAAAGTGTTAGTACAAGGTTCAAATATAGTTCCTCTACCATTGTTCATTACATTAGTCTTATTGACATTGACAAAATTTGGTTTGTGTACTTTGCCTAAGCAAACATCGCCTATAATTACCCAACCGAAAAAGAGCTCCTGGGCAAATGGCGTGCCCTTCGGTCCTGTCAACTGTCTAAACACGTGGTGCGCTTCTGGGACATCTCTTCCAATCAAAAGTTGAATGTCTATATTTGGATTCAAATCTAACATTTGATGAGCTATCTCCCGTAAATGGGGATAGGATTTAGCAATATCCGGAGTCGGAATTTCTGATTTTTCGTCTGGGATTGCACTGCACTCTATTACTGAATGTATTTCAAGTTCTCCATTACCAGACAATGACTCAACTATCAGACTTTCTGCACATCTACCATTCATGATAGTGCGTCCAGCACAAGACGACATAGTATACTGAATGGCCGATGTATTTATACCTAATTGATCAAACAGCTCAGTCTTAGCAAGAGTTCTGTTACTTTGGTCGTCCAGTATAGCGTACACATTAACGGCTTTATCTGGGAAGTTCTTCGGGTACACACGGACCTGAACGGTTTTTCCACATGATTTAGTAAAAATGggaaatttttgattttgataatcTCAAAACATTATAGTTCTATCGAATAACTGAATATTGAACCAACTTGACATCCGTCCATATTTAGGGTTGTAAGGAAATTGTCCATGTGGAGGTCTTCTAAGCGGACCacttttatcttctttttttttgcaaaaaccTTTTCGAAATATTGCAAATCATTCTGATCAACGGCAAAAAGCTCGTTATGACAACTATTATAACCCTAACAAATGGAAAACCTCAAACTTGGAAcgtaatttaaactcgcattatgaaatattttatatggattaaacaggattttctaaaaatcgtaaaaattaaaatcgcatttttgtctaaaattacagaatcgcaataataaatgcacccaataatttatgaatttacagtatatttagATCATTGTTAAAACTTTAGACAACTATAATAACATTCCATTATTCACAAGaatttgcaatatattatacaaaatgcaGACAACAGAAGCAATATTTCTTTAAGCTTTTGAAGTTCTGCCAGAtttcaatttgtgttttatttcaatgaaaaaataccTTGAACTCTTTGAACATATTGGAAATTAtaacattgatacaaaaaaattatattgttttatccttattttttgtgttgttggcttgctgtctgattttaataaacatttatacatacatcaataatcttcttctttattaaaagtaaaaatgggaaatttttgattttgataatcTCAAAACATTATAGTTCTATCGAATAACTTATTACCAAGTTGAAAAACACCaatgtgtttgatattaattttaagacaTGTATAAATGTTCCTTATCATATCAGTATTTGGACCTTACGTTTACGGTCCAGAACACAAAATTATACACTTACAGTCCCACCATATGTGTACAGTCACACCATTTGAGTATACTTGTACTGTCTAGTACCAGCTTGACCAAACCTGTGTTTCTATTTTAACTgcaattaaaatgtttgtatttatctattaaatatttcagttatgttgatctgtactgtacatttgtttctaatacacttgaccaacttcttaaAATTGGGCAGACTGTATGCGTACAGTCCAAATACTTGTATGTTCTGgaacataaacatgattaacaagCATTTTGCAGGATGTCATTCTAAAATCCCATTAATATTGAGTGCTAAATTTTgagtatatatatgcatgttaaTCCACAAGTTACCAAAATCTTAAAGAGAATACAATTTAGAGGAAAGACTGGACAGATGAATGCACTAACACTATCAAAACAGAGCATAAAACTTACCTACAAcaagatgttttacatttatcctCAGGAGCAAGATAATTGCAAagtggtatttttttctttctctgccGTCCCTCATATAACCTTTCAATTTATTcatgcaaaatatgaaaaaggtaAGACCTTGAACCTCAGCTTAttcacattttgaattttgaactgCATACTTGTCCTTTTCATCTTGCTGATAatctaaacataaaaaaatgatacataatTCTAGATTGactttgtgtatttatttttgttggtacGAACACGATGGGTAGATATCAAACAATTTCAACTCGCCCCACTTGCCtacacaggcaaaatttgctcacgtgaatttcacataAATCTCACATAAAATTCACGTGAAAAATTTCATGTGAGATTCACATCAAACGAGCTTATACATGTAACTCACGtgaaaatattcatgtgaaTTGAGATTCACATGATTCTCACGTGAaaaatttcacatgaatttcacgtgaacttttcaaaaaaaaatattggtattCTTCATGATTTtacttgaatttaaaaatttagatgTTGTTTGAAAtcctatattttaaaaattcatgtgaatttcacgtgaacaaatttcatgttattttcatgtgaacttcacgtgaatttcacatgaaattcatgtgaaactCACATAAACTGATTTCACGTGAGTTTCATTTATAAGCTCGTTTGaggtgaaattcacgtgaatttcacatgagattcacatgaattttAATTCACGTGAAATTGATGTGAATGAAAATTGCCTGTGTATCGGCCCACACTATATCgccactttataaaaaaaaaaatcgtcccACTCTTGTATACCGACTCGCCtcaattttgaaaaagtgtaaaatcaaattgaacaatCAGTCTGCCAACTCACTTATTAACCTTAAAAGGTTTAAACCCCACTGAGTTAAGGTCtgtcaactcgccccacttattaAAAGATCTTGCTTCCTTTAAGTATGATAAATTACTGTGAGTTCGTATCCAGTCGTCCTGGTGTAGTAGTATGTTTCGTGGCTTGATATGCTAAAAGTCCTGAGATTGAATCCCATTATATTTCTTGTACGTAAATTTTGATAGAAAGTCTTGTccgtataattaattataagttttatagtgGATTTGACATTTCCGCCAAAATGTTAGAGAACAAAGGAAAGCACGCATAACAAAGAAACTCCCCAGTCTTGTAATATATAGTGACtatatattaaatacaaaacaaattcttggaacatataacaaattattttgtttgcaaAATATCCGCCAATCtgtaggtgtcataccaccaattactccctcaaagtaggcctactcggacaaaaaatagtgcatttgatgtcattgttcacCTAAACTAACCAATAAAttttcagaaatgaaacttttgttgaaagagaaatatatcaagaccattttgagccaaattttatctgtctaggagtttgcatttaaaattgaggattaatacACTCCGtggtatactaatttaagattttcagaaaaccaggggttatttttagtggtacctcCTTTCGGAAGctctcttctttcttatatgatttataaTGTATATTGAAAATCGGCATGCAGAAAGGT
It contains:
- the LOC134684296 gene encoding uncharacterized protein LOC134684296, which codes for MSSCAGRTIMNGRCAESLIVESLSGNGELEIHSVIECSAIPDEKSEIPTPDIAKSYPHLREIAHQMLDLNPNIDIQLLIGRDVPEAHHVFRQLTGPKGTPFAQELFFGWVIIGDVCLGKVHKPNFVNVNKTNVMNNGRGTIFEPCTNTLYVKENTELAHIRDNVNSQGCNNDPLFIKTKDDDKIGTSVQDRLFLNLMDSEFKKDSNGHWTAPLPFRPNRQRLPNNRSQAWKRAQILDKSFQQNFTKKTHFVEFMQKVLVSGAAEVAPIITDEECWYLPLFGVYHQNKPNQIRGVFDSSASFGGVSLNSVMMSGPDLTNNLLGILLRFRSDQFYQFYVREEDRNFLRFFWYKDNNPDNPLIEHRMCVNVFGNSASPAVATYGLRKTVENSNETFGSDVMTFVNRDFYVDDGLISLPESEQVIDLITRTQMALKTEGNIRLHKITSNSSDVMKAFPTDDIGKDLKNLNLCEDYFPVQHSLGLAWDLNTDSFIFTPLQDDKPCTRRGILSSLNSIFDPIGFLSPLTISGKILLRDASPPGTDWDECLSQSFQEKWNEWGISVLSLRELSIPRMYIPMSISVMDNLEVHVFSDASEKAVAASAYLRAIDTYGTSTVGFIMGKSKLAPLSGNTIPRLELCGAVLATEIGKIISENLDVPLDSIKYYSDSKIVLGYITNQTRRFHTYVSNRIERILSVSSSNQWHFVPTHLNPSDCGTRFSISVDMENNPWLLGPKWMKNSDEEAQCDVKILYPLVSPDNDKEIRKEISASKTSVDALPPIVGRFKKFSSWRRPVKAISFLQHVAQSFSLKDKSCQGWHFCQNVMSVDSYQKAELFILKECQKEVYSQEIECLARGTNISKQSSLISLSPFLDSQGLIRVGGRLEKAKSWLPTGEINPIIIPKNSYISKLLIDRYHNSVKHQGRHLTEGALRSAGYWLIGAKRLISSFIQKCVICRKLRGKFQEQKMTDLPSDRLTPGPPFTFVGLDTFGPWQVLTRKTRGGSANSKSMEI